A window from Ciconia boyciana chromosome 21, ASM3463844v1, whole genome shotgun sequence encodes these proteins:
- the LOC140662090 gene encoding gap junction beta-5 protein-like, whose protein sequence is MNWGVFEGLLSGVNKYSTAFGRIWLSLVFIFRLLVYVVAAERVWSDDHKDFDCNTLQPGCTNVCFDHFFPVSHIRLWALQLILVTCPSLLVIMHVAYREDRERKNREKNGENCPRLYSNTGKKHGGLWWTYLLSLVFKAGVDVVFLYIFYHFYRNYTLPRVVKCELPPCPNVVDCFISRPTEKNVFTLFMVVTACICVVLSLVEAAYLIGKRCRECLLGSSEESCRNRQDCTLSYAEPVGMAGQVFHGADYKPPTASIPPTAASPGTLPEEEALP, encoded by the coding sequence ATGAACTGGGGGGTGTTCGAAGGGCTCCTCAGCGGGGTCAACAAGTACTCCACAGCCTTCGGCCGCATCTGGCTCTCCCTCGTCTTCATCTTCCGCCTGCTGGTCTACGTTGTGGCGGCCGAGCGGGTCTGGAGTGATGACCACAAGGACTTTGACTGCAACACGCTGCAGCCGGGCTGCACCAATGTCTGCTTCGACCACTTCTTCCCCGTCTCCCACATCCGCCTCTGGGCCCTGCAGCTCATCCTGGTGACTTGTCCATCCCTCCTGGTCATCATGCACGTGGCCTACCGGGAGGACCGTGAGAGGAAGAACCGGGAGAAGAACGGGGAGAATTGCCCCAGGCTCTACAGCAACACGGGCAAGAAGCACGGCGGGCTGTGGTGGACCTACCTGCTCAGCCTCGTCTTCAAGGCCGGCGTGGACGTGGTCTTCCTCTACATCTTCTACCACTTCTACAGGAACTACACCCTGCCCCGGGTGGTGAAGTGCGagcttcccccctgccccaacgTGGTGGACTGCTTCATCTCCCGGCCCACCGAGAAGAACGTCTTCACCCTCTTCATGGTGGTCACCGCCTGCATCTGCGTCGTGCTGAGCCTCGTCGAGGCCGCCTACCTGATCGGCAAGCGGTGCCGCGAGtgcctcctgggcagcagcgAGGAGAGCTGTCGGAACAGGCAGGACTGCACGCTCTCCTACGCCGAGCCCGTGGGCATGGCGGGGCAGGTTTTCCACGGGGCAGACTACAAACCCCCCACGGCCTCCATCCCCCCCACGGCCGCCAGCCCTGGCACGCTGCCCGAGGAGGAGGCTCTGCCCTAG